Within Vigna unguiculata cultivar IT97K-499-35 chromosome 2, ASM411807v1, whole genome shotgun sequence, the genomic segment TTGCCCTCcatggataatgatattttgattcacTTTTTTTGACTTATCTTTAACCCACTATTCCAATTATCCTTAAATTAtctatttgtattttttgtaatagTGTGATGTGATAATTTAAAGGTGATTGAATCGGTGAATTAAAAGTGAATCAAAATATCATCTGACCATTATGTTTCCAAACATGTTTGTTATTCATATATGAAGAATGTTTTGAAGAGCTATTAATTTCCTTTTGAATCCTTCCGTTTGCAAACCTTACACTAGTGatatataaagtatttaaattctCATCCTAGTCATCTATTTGAATTTCTTGCATGCTAATACATAAtcatttacaagaaaaatactTGGTATAGGTTCCACATCTATTGTTGTGGCTACAAAATAGGACAAGAAAGTCTATAAGAGATAGCATTGTTGTTAGTGGCAATTGGCAAATGTCATGAACATGTTATATGTCAGAAGCTATGTTTCACTACAAAACTGGCACCACAAGATGGAACCCCCATGTGGCCAAATATAACTTAACTTGGCAACAACACTTTTCAACAAGACACAAACatcacacaacacaacacaaaaagGACACGTAGATTCCTACCTAATCAACCTACACAAGTTGAAGGTACCAAACTTTGTGACACCAAGTAAACCATATCAGTGTCTATGTTGAGAACTATACCAACAAAATTTACGGAAAGATTCGAAAAGATTTTCATACTACTTAGGGTACAGCCAAACAACAACGTGCATGTACATATGTATgtacaattttctttaattttcattttttgttgcaTCAATTGGTGTGTAATTCAAGAACTTAGAGTCTTTCGCACCCAATAAAGAAATATTCCCACTCTACAATGTATCAACCTATGGTTCATGCACATCATTATGATAAAACATTgttaaagtttatatatattataaaaaggaaattaCTCTACCATTCAAAAGAGACCTAATGGTAATTTTGAGGTCTTAAAAGGGTAAACTCTTACGTTTTATATGTGTAATAtggtaaaaatttaaatgtaaatctCCTTTTTAcgttgaataaaaataaataaattaaattatatatgaagAAAAGACATTTAAACTCGTTATTTTTAATGACTAAACCTTTCTTCAAACAAATGTTTtaagaattacaaaattaatacttcacatgataatatatacacacaaaaaggacaacaagaaaattttgtaACTGTGAAAAAGATTTGTTCATATTTCTaagaaacaataaatatttttttataaactctttaaacaaaaatattatttttttcacataaatttgtttttgcGTTAAAATAACTTTGATGTCTATTGTTGATCTCTTTAATGATTTCTTTCTTGTGAGGTATTGTTTTGTTCACAATATACTGTTTGGAACGTGATTTTGATAcgttaataaaaaatgtatcacgtgacaatagtaaaaaataagttttaatatttaagaatCAACTTTCCTAACGTTACTTAATTAActaaagataattattttaaataatatattaatataatattcatttgttttaaaaattatatttagttgttgaatctttaaaatattaactttctaactattttaattttcatgtaaCATGTCACTGTGAATAAAGTGTTTATATACCTTCACTTCATATACCTAAATATTTGAATAGAAagttcataatataaatttatttaaattcccCACGCCGTAATAATGTTTATAAAGTTACGATATTATTactctttaaatttaataaagtcaaaatgaagtaaaaaatatgttacataaataatttaaaattaaattcctTTTCAACAAAAAACGTTTGCttcattttttgtaattttttatctcgatttttaaatgatttattttcttaGGAACGCTAGTCTCATCTCAGTTATCTATTTAACAAGTTTACTTTTTGAAATCTATATCagatattattaattacaaatttcaaattattttcacaacCTTATCATACTTAaacttcgttttttttttttacttttattttcctCTTTAGATTATTTTCTGagctttatcttttttttttactgtgtcaattttttttagtattatcaTATATCAGATTCGTATGTAGAAGATACAAAGatgatttaaagaaattatattgtTGCAACTTTCTTTGAAAGCAACAATTGGGATTTCTTTAATCAAGTGTAATCACAAAacaatataatactttttttgtattatgtttctatcaattaaacattttatatttcgtTGACAGATATGTTTTTTGACTAATGCCATTactttcttaaattaattttcaacttAGATAGAACCAACTTTTCAATATTAGCGGTGAACTTTGGAGCACACAAATCCAACAAATCAAATGCCATGTGTGAAGGTCAATGTTACATTACGTATCtaaatgattaatatattaaactcaaaattaaatgattaagaTATcgtttaaatttgatatttagtgaaaaaaaattgttaaactaTTAGTTGTCCATATtgttaaattagtttaaaaaaaacttgTCACATCACCGAAGTTCGTTCTTATATCTTTTTagtatacaaaatttatttaagctttttcttcttaattataTGGACACGGTGCTCAATGTAAAAGAAATGTAATCTCTTTTttgactgttttttttttttttggtttgtcATATTAAAAGGTAACATGAAATACAGTATGAATATTATTGTTTCAGATTTGACAGAAAATGTTGACCCAAGTCTTCCACTACAAATTTGCATAAGATAACAATTAGGAAAGAAATCAATTATTTGGATAGGTGATTATAagaggaaaaaatatattaaaaagtttgttcatttgtttttatttgttatactgcataaaaatatttaatagtaaaataattatactgACACACACTTTTCCCTCTTTTTTTTAGTCCTCTCATCTTAACcaatatattattgatttaaatacAACTAATTTCCAATTGTAGTTACTCAAATTAAGTGAAATGTATGGtctagtattttttttccaagTATATAtgatctaatttttatttataatttatactaaaaatattaattccaCGAGTAAAAGTTTCATATCATTATAAAACCTACATATATTGATgatgaatatataattaaaactgAGTAGTTAGTTAAGTTTTGCTTTATAAATGCATGTGCATATGTTATAACTatcaaaaaactaaaaaatcttAGCATTTGTTTTTGGAtgagtaaaagaaaataaggaatgaaaaaaaaatattgtttttaagtgaaaaaacataaaaaaggaaaaaaggtaagtagaaaatttataaatgtatatgatttgaagaaaaaaaatagaaatgaacaTATTGTCTTTAGATtcaaatttatgttaaatatcaatacttaaatCATCTctactataaaaataattatgaacttTTAACCTACACAAATGATTAATTATATAGAATGAGTCATGTTAAAACTGTTACTGATATTAGAAACCAGGTAATCGAttaactgaaaaaaaattaaccatttatatcttttgaaaaaaaaattataaaaaattgaaaaatataccaATAATGTGATTTCCCCCCCAAAAAATAGTATTTACCttgaaaaaacattttttttcttgtgatttCACTCATTACCCTCAAGAGTTCTCTTCTCTGACCAAACATGAAAAGTATTCTCTTCCGCTTTATAAACAAGACAACCACGAACAAAGACTactaatctataataataaaggTGAATGACACATTATTCCTTACACCTTTATTCTATAATACAAGCAGTGACAAATTTACATGGCTCTCGGTGcctttatcttttaatttttttaaaaagttatttcaatataattattaagtCTTGCCATTTTAAGTTTACAACATTAAAATCAAAGAAAGGTGATAAGTTATTCAACAAATATTGAATCATAACCTTGACCATAttgttgattaaaaatataattaagagtatcatgcattcatttttaattttatcttttatacaaTACTACATGTACAATTCTTATGCAttagtaattatatttaagtttggAAGAACCTTCCCATAATAGGGGATTAACATTTTCAAGATAAGACAAGTAAATCATTTGAAGAAGAGTACTTGTATATAAGATATAATTAAACAGACTTTATTTAACTCATATCAAGTTGAACAATGGATTAATATTAAAGATTATAATAGAGGTCCTTCACAGCATCATCTCTCATTTTAGCAACACCTTTTTTTGCTGCCTAATTTTTATGCCGTTCCGTGGCTAAACTTGGTGTAGTTAAAAGTAGAATTGGTGAATTAGCAAAAATAGTGAGAGTCAGTGAAGACACGAAGCCGAAGAGAGAGAAAGCAATAAAAGTTAGTAAGAAAACATGGTGATTGAATGGCATGTGCTTAAGAATTGAAGGGTGAGCATAATATATTCGTTTGTCTAAGCTATGAGTGATATTTTAATGACCCCAATGGCAATGCAATAGAGAGAGAGACCAATAGCATATAAAGAGTACCTGGTGCCCTATCATTTCAATGTCACACTCCCCCATACAAATACAAACAAGAATCCTCCCGACAGCTAGAGAACGTGACAACCCATCTATCTAATTCATTTCTAAACCTGTACATTCAATTCAAACCAGCAATTTAATTGCCTAATTACCTATATATAACCTAAccatactctttttttttttttttcaaatcataaTTATGATCATACTCATTGATTTAAATATCCCCTTCTTCCTACTgatattatctttatctttagtAATCAATAAATCTCCAACATATCTTCAATTTTCCCCCTCTTGGATACATCTccgattttgtaaaattaatttacatactCAAATTATCCACGACCGTACTTGATTAATAGTAACTTAATGACGCTAGTTGTTTTAGGTTTCTTCTCTTCAAGCAACGCTGATGATGCTGTCCCCACCGCCGCTGAACTTCCCAGCAGAAATCGCCTGAAAAGTCGATGATGATGACGACGGCGATGAGTGGTCACTATTCGCCGGCGACTGATCCTGTGACCGCGGTGTCGGCGATGGCAGATTCAACGACAACGGTAAAGGCTCTATGAGATTTGTCGGAGAGGCCTTCTCTTTCAAGTTCAAACTAGCCATCTTGGAAGACGGTGGGACCGGCAAAATCGGCGTCGGCCTAATCGGCTTGGCTAGCCTCTCACCGGTAGCCGGCAACACCACTGGAGATAGACTCATCGGAAAACCTGCGCCAGGGAAACAGCCGTAATGCGACGGCGGATATGCTGCGGGGATAGGCGCCGCCGCCGTTTCTTGCTGAACTTGTTCTTCTTCCATTATAGTAGAAGACTCCATCACCTGaaattccaaaataaaaatcaattaaacgTTAAATTACTTAATTACTCTCAAATTATTTAAGAATGTTTAAATGAATCTCAAGTTTGTTTTAATggattaattatttcattttggaGTCAGTTTATAACTGTTTTGAATTTGTCAATcaagttatttaatttaaaataaattagtaaaaaaatctAATGACATAGTTTTTGTCATTAAtactatattaataaattttagtcacaatatttagaagaaaaaaaaactaaacgtTAATTTATTGTGCAAAATTAGAAAATGAGACAGAAAGTACCGTATCGGTAGTGATGTCAAAGAGGCTAGATCTCCGGCGTCGGCGGTTCTGATTGTGGCGACGGAGGAAGTACTTCTGAGCGTGACTAGCGACCTGAGTTGGCGTGCGAGTTTTGACGAAATTTCTAGAAATTCCTCTCCAATCTCCCTTTCCGACTTTGTGCAACCCTAACAGGAACAGTCTGTGCTCTTCCTCCGTCCAAGGAACACCTTCGTTCACCAATCCAAAAACTCAATCGATCAATTAACTTGTCTCTCAAACCAAACAACGCCAAAGTACTTATCAGAACAATTAAACAATCCGTCAACGATTGTTAACCGGTTAATTACTTACCTCGCTTGCGCTCGCGCGTGCGACCGGAGGCGTGAACGACGTCGTCGGAGGCGTAGCCGGCGTCGGCTGTGTTGGAATCGGCGTCGTACTGAGAGAGGTTGTTCATGCTAGCGCTCTTCCTGAAGGAGGAAATTCCTTCGGTGACTCGCACGCCAAACAGCATGAAGCCGCTCTCCCGGGGAGACGCGCCGCCGGAGACAGCGGCACCACCGTCGGTGCATGTCCGTGAGTTGTGGCCGTTGTTCCCGCACTGTGAACACGTGCGAGACATCTCAACAGTCCATGCAATAAAAATAGGTATATGAATATGATATGTGTGTGGAAGATTAATAGATGTGATGATATAAGGTGAAGAAATAAAAGGTTTGAAAGAGGAGAGGGTGTTGTTGGGTTTGTGTTTGTGatggagagaaagaaagagacatAGGGATGTTTGGGTGATATATAGAGAGTTTTGCTTTGGTAGGGTTTAAGTGTTGAAAGTGTGGTGATGGTGTTGGTCTTTGTGGTAGGCGCTGCCGTACACTAAAGTTACTACTAGGGTTACTACTATTACTCACCAATACTATGCGGTGGGAAACGAAAGGGGGGTGTTTGGCACTAGAAATTATTATGGACGTTGATTGGTGTCGTCGTGGTATTGGTGGTGATGTTTCGTTGAGGGGACAGAATCCATCAATCAGGACCGTCAAATACTGTGCCATGTTTGGCTTGCCTCGGTAAGCACGAGCCTAAACGTGTGTCCTACGATCGTTTAGCATTTAATATATGTCCCATAATATTTATGGACACGCTGCAtatatggaaaagaaaattatccATAAATACTCCTTTCAACACCcagacaaaaacaaaataaaagacgTAATGAATTAAGTGAtgcaatgaaaaaataaattgagtaaTCCAAAAATTAAggatattacattaatttttttagtattattattgtcaaaaaaatatatatttactatatgattaaatataattttgattcatcaatttgtattaaaaattagaattattctttattaaattttttgaattaatttaatcttttatctttaaaaatatgtgaatttagttctttaaatcaaattttttaagtttatttaatatttcaaatatattttttaacttatatcgAAACGAACATTTATCAAATcgaattgatttaaaatttttaaaataaattaattttaatttttactaaaaaattgaagatgaaaagatatttaatcttttattatatacaCTTAGAGTGAAAGagttaaaaaacatataaactaAAAGTATGGTGAACGTACCACTAACACGTACACGCTAGGAGAACGGAAGCtaaattttatcttctttttttttatattctctaACCTGCTTTACAAATTACAACATTTTTACGCGTTTCCTCTTCATCAGATCTATGTTATAAACGAGTCATTTCATAGGTATACTATTCTTTGTGCATTATTAACAGTCAAATAGATGGTTTGTTGTGCAgtttaaaaaatcttaataaaaaagtttaagatTAGTTGAAAACACcccaacaaaatttataagttacattaatatatataatattgacaGACTTCATTTTTCACACTGTAcattatacttatatttttttaatattataatatttcttcgtataaaatacaatattcttttataaataattcatGAATATAAAGTGTAAGAGGTGTgccattataatatttttttaaaaatatttaaatgagtcgtgataacaaaaatgaaaacattactacgtaaatttaaaaataaatgttttaaatatccGTTCCATAACTATCGTTAACataacatattaataaaaacgatgacttgaaattattttagaatatcaacatttcaaatataatttgaaagtacgacaaataaaaaattatcaaaacaagtTACTTCATCTACTTGACCCGATTTCTTGTGAATTAACCATTTAGGTAGTTAAATCAACTTAACTTATTATgagtttaaaaattttaagtattCGATTCACCATGAGTGGGTTAAACATgttaactcatttaaataaaagaaattataatttttttcaatctaacattttcttttaatatgtaacaaaattcaaaaagtccaaacatattttaaaagtttgtttgTGTTTTGGCTTAGAGTGTTAAGTTAATAagatgagttttttttatttatttatttatttatgtttgagTTGGTGAGCAAACCTAGTTCATCACATATTTAACCTAGGTAAGTTAGGTTCTTAGTGGATTAGGTCAATTTCTTATCATAGGTTCAATCTAGTTGAGTCGGGTTCTTAGTGGGTCGGGTCAATTTTTGGTccgtactgaaatttgtaatttttttttaatctaatccGGTTTAAACTCGTGGTGGTACAGGTTAATTTACAGGTTTTAACTCATTTTGACAGCTTTAGATAAAGGACAGatcttgaaaaaatattttagagttacataatttttgaaaggataaatatattaaatttaaaagaaaaaaattatttgtataatattttgtgtaaaaaaaataattgaaagagTCAAAGTGCCTCAAACATACGAGATGTATAACAactttaatttagaatttttcttgttatttattttttttttaatttttaacaacaatttATATGAAAACCACTTTTCAAAGTCATATACCAAGTCGATTGTCGTAAAAGGTCAACTTTATATATctaggatttttatttttattttatttttgacctTAAACATGCATTCAATCCTATGTGATATGCACAACTGAACTCCAGGAAGTatcaaatatgttatataaaCTAAACACAATTATAACCAAATGTTCAAcactattttaaattaatatattaaatacctaaatcaatatataatttactgaaaaggaaatattttttttataaatattgtaaaaaccATATTACTTAATCAAGTATTCTAAAAtgtatcataaaaaataactactacaaaattataatgtcTAATCTTTAAAGTgttatatattaacaaaatactCTGCACACGTGCTTATAAGAAATTACATTGCTTCTGAGTTTAACGATTGTGTTTTGCTAAAggaactaaaatataattacctTACTTATAACATAAATTCATAAATAGGAAATGTGTAATCCATTGGTGTATTGTTCCATTAGTATATTACTTTATTCCATCCTCTGTTAATTTTAACTCGTACAATATTCATCATCCATTGTATTGCATAGCATCCACTTTTCGTAGCCCTCAATTTGCTACATTATAACTCAAAATGAACAtgattaaatacatttattaatgtataaaagtGACAAACAATGTTATTTAAATGTCTTCAATTGCACTCCtttgtattaaataaataattctttattgatatttgttacattcaaattttgtatgtgaaaaaaaaaaacttggatGAGTACTCCTTTAACTAAGAACTagaaagcaaaagaaaagaattataataaataatataatatatggaataaaaaaaaattgtaaactaAACATTGATGTGGTGTTTAATTTATGAAAGTGACCTAACTATCACTTCAAAAGGCATGTTTTCAAGAAAGACTTTTTTAATTAGTGGATTTTTAAGTTGGTGTATGCTAATAAATCATAGATATAAGccaattaatttattcttttaattgatagttcaaatatattttttccctTAATGATTTGAAacatatttcaacaaaaaaatatttagagtaAACCTcgagataatttttttaggataaaaattatttatagattttctaataaatttttatatttgaagtaAAAATTTGAACTGTAGTTCTTATTAgtggacattttttttgttggtgAGAACAATCATTTATGAGACATGTGGAAGTGATGGCAAGTAATGATTGACCACATCAAAACTATGGGTAGGGCTACAAACCTAACAATGGTGAAAGACTAAACTcacaacattaaatttttttaacatatattagaAAGTGAAGTTTAAATCATATTCTTTTTACGTGTAACTAAATATTTGTGAATGGTCCAATAAAAAGTGACATATTAAACTCAATAAATCTTGTCagattataaaaacatatacaaaaaattataagataaatataattttcacacatatattataaattatacttttatcgATAGTCGATTTAGaatctttaataataatttataggtCAAGTGATGCTTGACTTTGAAATTGTTATAGTGATtttgaagaaagagaaagagttaTGATTTGTTATGATAAACAAATATACTAAATAGCAATATTTGGTTTTAACTGAAGCAACTAGAGGCAGCCTAACTTTTGTAAAAGCAACGAGTTGAATAATATTTGGTCAGCAATGCAAGCAAACAACACACActttacaaaaaataagaaaaaaagaaaagaaaaagaaaaagaggggATGGTGGAGAATGAGGGTGTTTGTGCACCGTGAATTGGGCATATTCGTTGTTGCTTTGATAAAGATTTGGTTGTCTCGTACGTTTTAAATATCAGCATTTTGGCTTTGGTTTAATCATCAAAAGTTGTGGGTGTGGTCTTATGCATATAGGATAAGCAAACATGGACCCCACTCATCTTTCTGTTCacctcaccctttctgtgtggcTCTCCTCCTCACTCGTTGCCACCTTTTTTTAATTCCAGTTTTCAACTTTGATAAGGTATCAATGGCTATGGCGTTGAAACTTTAGTGCTACTATGATTGTGTCTTTCACAACAAAAAGTCAAATTAAACCTTCTCTTCTATTAACACGTATTAATCTAACGCTTATCACTAgatcaaaaattatattatagttaCCAGTTaagatgtaattttttttatttaaagattgTATTGTCTAAGAAATGATCGACCTCAACATGCTCATTTTGATTCCGACccgataaatatttatcataaaacgaCAAGTTTCAGTCATGGATCGAGGTTACGAGCAAGGAATCTGAACAGGATTTGGGCCAAGCAGTAATTGGGCTGAGCAGGATTTGGGGCAAGCAGGAATTGAGCCAAGCAAGAATTGGGCCGAGCAGAATTTGGGTCAAACAGTAATTGGATCGAGCAAGATTTGGGTCGAGGTGATTAGTTCGTTTCTAAAAGAAAGGAATTTAATATCCAACGGAGAAATAGGAATTA encodes:
- the LOC114174222 gene encoding transcription factor MYB1R1, whose translation is MSRTCSQCGNNGHNSRTCTDGGAAVSGGASPRESGFMLFGVRVTEGISSFRKSASMNNLSQYDADSNTADAGYASDDVVHASGRTRERKRGVPWTEEEHRLFLLGLHKVGKGDWRGISRNFVKTRTPTQVASHAQKYFLRRHNQNRRRRRSSLFDITTDTVMESSTIMEEEQVQQETAAAPIPAAYPPSHYGCFPGAGFPMSLSPVVLPATGERLAKPIRPTPILPVPPSSKMASLNLKEKASPTNLIEPLPLSLNLPSPTPRSQDQSPANSDHSSPSSSSSTFQAISAGKFSGGGDSIISVA